Proteins found in one Planococcus citri chromosome 2, ihPlaCitr1.1, whole genome shotgun sequence genomic segment:
- the LOC135836105 gene encoding zinc finger protein 610-like — protein MSGYKRVNYHELCRLCTSTEGTKIHIYKEEGSRRQLPTKIKKCLPLKVLDNDLLPKMICNNCANKLDEYDNFRQLCLKAESMLQSFRLSLKCTGKETDKLPVYVKDVQLQATLVEKSPVQQPETQIRSSVQVPNVTNVFQNTTDNESDNRVVALMTLPSRIGEETGQMPLQCSAPLKLNGVPSSVVPVNVENLSSLMQVVPDNDISRIQQFELPLQTEMAVVNDANNTRYNVSIPTGNSDTVIHQKDVTNVIQSLQCEINEDGNINLNKIIQSNSASGNVSYGEASIPVSIVASSQTGLTSNTTAQDVVMQVDLTIDDSNNLKSCGTCGKILSDPNEICNHTIVRPATSSESNMPQQNAATSVIQSVNSIFTPTKPSRKAANSDQFFKCDVCEKPFRKKEHLFQHRKLHSGERPYVCGSCGKSFSRKEHLFRHTLAHTGEKTHSCNICGKTFSRKDNLHKHQKTHGINGPYECEICGKSFIVKHYFLMHQANHGTDDNEELPFQCEICKKGFIKKEFLNSHKVRHRVRVNPQVSAAESTITTTSQLEENDLMTINSVAILSPNIVQQTASDTIYISAQPSAFTLTATGASNTTTATQTPLFSTALTETQLLENYCHLTSTAVSS, from the exons ATGTCCGGTTATAAGCGAGTAAATTACCATGAGCTTTGCCGCCTTTGCACTTCAACGGAAGGAACTAAAATACACATTTATAAAGAAGAAGGAAGCCGAAGACAACTCCCCACTAAGATAAAAAAATGTCTCCCTCTAAAG GTACTGGACAATGATCTTCTTCCGAAAATGATTTGCAATAACTGCGCCAATAAACTAGACGAATACGACAATTTTCGACAGCTTTGTTTGAAAGCAGAATCAATGCTACAGAGCTTTCGTTTATCTTTGAAATGTACCGGCAAGGAAACAGAcaag CTACCAGTTTACGTTAAAGATGTGCAACTACAAGCCACCTTAGTGGAAAAAAGTCCAGTACAGCAGCCCGAAACCCAAATTCGTTCCTCAGTACAAGTTCCAAATGTTACTAATGTGTTTCAAAACACCACCGATAATGAATCAGATAATCGTGTGGTAGCTTTAATGACGTTGCCGAGTAGAATCGGCGAAGAAACAGGACAGATGCCTTTACAATGTTCAGCACCGTTGAAATTAAATGGTGTACCATCGTCGGTCGTCCCAGTGAATGTGGAAAATTTATCTAGTCTTATGCAAGTAGTGCCTGATAACGATATATCTCGCATACAGCAGTTCGAGTTACCTTTACAa ACAGAAATGGCAGTTGTAAATGATGCTAATAATACACGATACAATGTTTCGATACCTACTGGCAATAGTGATACAGTTATTCATCAAAAAGATGTCACGAACGTTATTCAATCATTACAG TGTGAAATAAACGAAGACGGAAATATCAACCTGAACAAAATAATACAATCGAATTCAGCTTCTGGAAATGTGTCATATGGCGAAGCATCAATACCAGTATCGATAGTAGCTTCGTCGCAAACCGGGCTTACCTCCAATACTACCGCACAAGATGTCGTGATGCAGGTCGACCTCACCATAGATGACTCTAATAATTTGAAAAG ctgtGGCACCTGTGGTAAAATATTGAGCGATCCGAATGAAATATGTAATCATACTATCGTTAGGCCTGCTACCTCAAGTGAATCGAACATGCCTCAGCAAAACGCAGCTACTTCTGTTATACAATCGGTGAATTCCATTTTTACACCAACAAAACCCTCCAGAAAGGCAGCCAATAGTGATCAGTTTTTCAAATGTGATGTATGTGAAAAACCATTTCGTAAGAAAGAGCATCTTTTTCAGCATCGAAAATTACATTCTG GTGAAAGACCTTATGTTTGCGGCAGTTGTGGTAAATCTTTCAGTCGGAAAGAGCATTTGTTTAGGCATACGTTAGCTCATACCGGAGAAAAAACACATTCCTGTAATATTTGTGGTAAAACGTTTAGTCGTAAAGATAATCTGCACAAGCATCAAAAAACGCATGGCATAAATGGTCCTTACGAATGCGAGATTTGTG GTAAATCATTCATCGTGAAACATTATTTCTTGATGCATCAAGCTAACCATGGCACCGACGATAACGAAGAACTACCATTCCAATGTGAAATCTGTAAAAAAGGTTTCATTAAAAAAGAATTCCTAAATAGTCATAAAGTTAGGCATAGAGTTCGCGTGAATCCTCAAGTAAGCGCTGCAGAATCCACAATCACGACCACTTCCCAa CTGGAAGAAAATGATTTGATGACTATCAACTCGGTTGCTATATTATCACCCAACATCGTACAACAAACAGCATCTGATACCATATACATATCAGCTCAACCATCAGCATTTACATTGACTGCAACGGGTGCTTCGAATACAACTACTGCTACGCAGACTCCTTTATTTTCCACTGCTCTTACCGAAACTCagttgttggaaaattattgTCATCTGACTTCAACTGCTGTTTCATCTTAG